In Setaria italica strain Yugu1 chromosome IX, Setaria_italica_v2.0, whole genome shotgun sequence, the genomic stretch gggcccaatatgatgacgtggcatgttttaaaatattgggagctatttattagcgatctgctgtggattgatatgttttttggggaatttttttttggaagaaccccaatatatagttttggggaagaattttttgaagtactcttggagttgctccagtttctcatttttctttcccTAAAGAACAAGGGTCTCCCTCCGTCCGAAAACCTCATAGATCTCGATTTTCCCAACCAGAACTCATCATTCAATCATTCAAAACTAAAGGTCCAGACATTTAGTCTCGAGTCTTCCATCCGAAACTAAAAAtaaacctttagtcccggttgaccGGAACTAAAAGGTTTTTgtgttaaaaaattattaatAATTTTCGGTAGGCCCCCcacgcgcaagtcacaagtcacgcgatttttcacgttAATTGTGCGCGTGCGGGGTGGGATTCGAACCACGACCTCAAAGTCTCGCGCGTAgctttcttaccatctcacctacacagcacatctgactaagTAAGGGATgcaataccaaccgggactaaagccctccCTCGGAGGTTTTAGTCcggatttgtaacaccaaccgggactaaatgtgtCTCCACAAATTACGAAGAGGTTTTAGTCCGGATttgtaacaccaatcgggactaaaggtgtctccacaAATTACGAAATTTAGATCCGAGGTTAAAAACAACCGAGATTTTTTGTTGAGAATGAAAGTTCATTTTTCCACCAGTGTTGGAACTACTTCACCAGAGATCACACTCCCAACCTTCGAATGCCGTCCCACAACAGTATAACTGCAAGTTAATGTGGTGACTCGATGGTCACGATCTCAGATGAATCGCCAATCAGTCAGATGAGAAAAtggaatgtaaaaaaaaaaaacgccgATTTATCCATCACGACCAACATTTTTTCCAACGTCGTATACCATTTGAGGAAAGATTCAACAAAGTTTAGCATCGGTTTCCACAAGAAACATCAAATTAGACCATGCAAGCAATCATCCAGCAAAAAGATGTAACAAGGGTTAAGTCGCAACCGGAATGAACACGTCTCCAAGCAGTTAAGGTCTGCAGTTTCTAACTCAGTTGGTTATTTCAGATCTCCATAAAAAAAGACGTATCCAACCCGCTTAGCAAAACAAGTCAAGAATCTCTGCAAGGGCTAGATTTAGAAATGGTGTCCATGGTCCACATAAGCTATGCAAAGGCACCAACTAAAACATCCTGTCTTTTGTTCACCATCATCTACTCTTAGGCGCCACCAGACCCGTATGTCTTGCCAAACATGATCACCTGGAGCTTGTCATACCCAGCAAGGACACCAGCACCAGCGACAGCACGGAGGATGTTCGCGCCAGCACCCTTGAAGAGGGACTTGGGGCCCTCCTTTGCGACAATCTGCTTGAAAGCATCCAAGGAACTGTTGTACTTGACAGCCTCACCAGATGTCATCATCATGCGACGCCGAACGGTATCAATAGGGTACGAGGCAAGGCCAGCACCCATTGTTATGCACCAGCCGAGAAAGAAGCTGGCCAAGAAGTTGTCCTGCAGAATACACCAGCACAAATGAGTATACATCATATCAAATTTCAGCAAAAGACCCCCAATGCATTTCAGGCACAAGGGAAAGAGCTACAAATCAATCAACAAAGAGATAATGATTACACAGGAAAATGTGACAAAAAATTAGAATATGAGTAGCAGTGTCAATTCAATGCAGGGTGGTCCTAATGTAAGTGTACCACTCAAGGAAATAGCACAAACACTGTATAAGTTACTGACCTGCAGGGAACCAACAAGAAGCACTGGCTTGAGCGAGTCGTACATTCCAAAGTAAAGACCACGGTAGACGATGATTCCCACACAAGAGATACTGAATCCACGGTAGAGGCCAGCAATCCCATCACTGGCAAGGGTCTTGCGGTAAACATCAATGAGTCCATTGAACTGCCTCTCACCACCCCCCTTCTTTGCAACCTTGGCATCATTGGCCAAACGCGTACGAGCATAGTCCAGAGAGTAAACAAAGAAGAGAGAGCAAGCACCAGCAGCTCCTCCAGAAGCAAGGTTTCCAGCAAACCACTTCCAGTATCCATCCTTGTCCTTCTTGAAGTTGAACATGCGCTTGAAGTGGTCCTTGAATGCAAAGTTCAATGCCTGAAGCAGGATGGAACCTTTAGGTTTAGCTAATGCAAACATATGAATTATGATCACAAAACATTAGAAAATAAGGGTTGGACAAGATAGAATGCATGACCTGTGTGGGGAAGTAACGGATGACATTAGCTGTGTTTCCTCTCCACAGTGAGATGACACCCTCATCTTTCATCGTCCGGGCAAAGCAGTCCCCAATACCCTTGTAAGGTTCAGAAAGCCTACCACTTTTGATCATCTCATCCTGGTTCTGAATCAACAGCTTGACACGCTCAATGGGGGCAGCAGCTGTCTTGGAAACAGCAGCAGAAACTCCACCCATCAGAAAGTCAACCATGAATCCAGAAAAACTTTTCTCTTTGGGGGCAGAAGCGAAGAAAGGGGAGGACGTCATGACTGATGGGAGCCCAACAGTTGCATCCATCCCATGATATGACCTCAGGGGCACATTGTAAGCAGAATGCACATTGCTGAATACAGGGTTATTCATGGCAGAATAAGAAGAGATTCTACTCAACAACACGGGCTGCCCATGGACCCTCTGGATCCCAGATGAAGAACGTAGTTCATGCTCCATTTTTCACAAGCCAGAAGCAACCTGTCAAACAGCAGCACAGAACAGCTGGGTTAGACTGCAAGCTAATCCAGCAAAATAGCAACAAGAACACAGTAACACACAATACACTACAAACATAACAGCGTATACCAGGTGCATCGAGGTAATAATAAAAACATAAGAAAGGTTCGCATTCAAATATACAATTAACTTATGAAACTATCAAACAAGTAATTACACTAATGCAGGGTAGATATAAATGATCCAAAGTGGATACACGTACTTCTAATGGCACCCAAAAGCATGAACAAATATTTTGGTTTCAATTGCATTCCTCCTAACAAAAGAGGaaacagcaaaagaaaaaatataggaGTGGGATGTTCTAAAAGGAGCAGGAGCACATGCAAATAGAACAAAGCACCCCTGGCGCATCAAGATAAAATCACTGCCATTTGTCTAGGATGCCAGGCTGCTGAACATGAGGTCATAAATATTAACATCCAAATAGCTGCATAGCAATGAGCATTTGAAGCTCAATAGGGAAAACAAAGCACAATAGCATTATTGATCCTTATCTTGTAAGGAAGCTTAAACTAAACATCTAAACGACGAATAAGAGAATGCCACATTACTCAGAAATATGTCAAACGTTGGATGGTCATCTGGTGGTTTAGGTCCTCCAAACTAACATGTATTCAGAAGAATATAGAATACTGGTCATGTGTCCTCTTCGGTCAAAGAATTAAAAGGTAGATTTTCTTCTCCTAAGTCCTAATGCTCCTCACACACAGCTTTATTTCTTTCATCCCCCGAACCAACTGAGCACAGTCATCTTTCTTCTCCCTACCTTGAGAAATAGACAAGATCACATCCATCTACATGTAAGATTTACTGTCCTTTTCTCCCTTCTCTCCTTAAATTCCATATGAATACCAAACTATGCACACATCAGTTATTTTCATGCAGGATGCAGCAATGTGTGGGGGTAATGTAAGTTCTATTGTCAAAACAGCACGCCGGTTGTTTAGAGGCCTGAACATAGATAGCTTTCTTCAAGTCAGGGCAGCATGTCAGGCACTCAACAAACATGAACATACACAATGTATCGGTATCCTAAACTCCAAAAGAAACCACAACTCAAATGGGACCAAAACCAGAGGCTGATACCCAGGGGCGGACCCAATAACTGTTGCAAAAAGATCGAATTTAGTAGGTAAAAtcatggtcagatccgaatacaaatacCATACGTTAGGGGTTTGGGTGTTTGATTTCGCGCAGCAGgatgggaagggaggggaatagGCAGGCATACCCCTGTCGGAtgttcgtcgccggcgaagcgccCGTCGCTCGACGAACAACGGGCAGCGCAACTCGCCCTGTCGTCGCCGCTAGGAAAGGAAGACCGAGGCCGAGAGAGAGAACAGATAAGTCGTAGGAAGGGAGGTGTGACGACCCTAGACTACGCGGCGGCACGCCAGCAAGCTTTGGTCGGAGAatcgccgctgccggcggcttGGGGAAGAAGATGAGCAGGAAGGGTTAGGTTTCGGTACTCTGTTCATTCATGCCCCTTCCCTACACGGGTTGGGTTCTTATCCACGCCACAGGCCGGCGTGGTGGCCCAATGGGCTTAGCCCAGTTCTTGACATGGTGTCAAAAAGAAACTAGCTGATCTCATGTCATACTTGAAACTCTAATGTAACAATGCTTACAACAATGCTTAGTGACCGAGCATTCTAACATCACTGCGTGCCAAGACAGGAACGAGTTACCATGTGTTGTTCTTTATGTGCCCATACGATGAGGCATGCTTCACTTTTTAATCAagaaaaatttggaaatttcaAGAGCATATTAACAGAACTAGACATTAGTGCACAGGTGATAAAGTTGGGTGTTAATTAACACTGTTGCATATAAAATTGTAAATGCTGAAGATATAAAAACAGTTAGGTCGCACTTATTGTTTCGTCGTTTTGCAAAAGATCTTCTTGGATACAACTAGACTGCTTGCGGAACAAACAGATAATCTTCCTGATGAGATCTGGAATTATGTGAAGGATTGTAAAGTTGTTCAGACAGCAATTCTGTTGATGGCAGCGCAAAAACATATCCGTGGGGGATCTTCCTACAAGAGAAATGATGATCCTAAGTTAGATGGGTTCACTACTATCAATAATCGCATCCGTCACTCCATGACCTCAGAATTGGGGATGTGTCAAAATGAAGAGAAACTACAGCAGCTGTGGTCGAAGTTCAAAGTTATGTTATCCTCATCATTGCTTATTGATATAATTTCCCAAGCTGGTGAAATTATTGGTGATTATACACGGGATCATCCTGAGGTACCACTTTTTCTGAtagattgcaatttttttatctaTATGCTGTTCTGTTACAGCACTGCTATAGATTAGGAATTATATAAAATATAGAATGGATATACAAACATTTTTTTCATGAAATGACAACTAAATAattagagaagaaaaaaaaagtgatcaGGGTCTTTTTACTGTATCCTATGACATATAGATATTGTCCTTTTTTCTTTCAACTTCTCtcctttcatattttttttgtcatgCAGGCTTCACATGCGGATATTTTTGAACAAGTTTCATCGATTCTCAAGTCTTATGGATTTAATCCCAATGGACAAGACATCGACATTAAGAATCTGTACCTTTTTACATCCCTTTTGCATTGCTTCAATGATCATATATTTGTATGAAATACATGACTATTATGTTCgtttaatgattttttttctatttgttgcTGAAGCTGCCCTTATAAATTTCGAATGCCGAGTGGAGAGCTATCTGACCAATATGGTGGGTGTGGATGTGGTTATGTTGGCCTGGGTCATTCTTTTATAACTTTAGAATATAAACCCTGTTTTATTTGTCATGGAAAACAGGGAGCTTGGTTGCAACCAAGGCAACTACAGGTGTACCTGATCTGCTTGCTGCAGAAAAAAAAGGTAAGATGCATTTCTTACATTACTGCATGTTAGTTCTTGTTTCATACAAAGATTGCTTTCTATGCTTATTTTTAGGGCACTGGAAACTACTATAACCTATTGCGACTGACTTAATTTTTATGTGTTTCTTCCCTGTTTAAAACATTCTGttctttccaaaattttctattgTAGAGCATCACCCTAGAACTTATTGCTATGTGAATAAATTGCAATGCAATTCCCTAGGTCTCAATGCTGCATATAAAGAATTCTTTTTGAGTGGGTGGAGGGTCTTATTTGATAATTACAGCCCTAGAGAAGATCTGTGTGCATTTCTCTTCGTTGCTTTGGTAATTATAGTTAAAAATGCAAATTGCAATTATGCCATAGTCTATCTGCAGTGCAATTACAACCAATCTGTGATGGAATTCTGTATGGTCATGCATAATTCATCTGTGTTTTTGTTCTTATAACTCAAGAAAGAACACTAGTTATATTTGTAGTTTATGTTGCTGTAATGATTTAGAACTGCGAACCCTTTTTACCTGGCATCCATGTTTGTCTTATTTACAGCCACTGGTTCTCATTTTTACGTCATAATTACAAATATGGGTAGTCATAATATTTACGTCAAATCATATTGCAGAATTTCATATTAGTTCTCATTTTTACCATATTGCTTTGCAAACAGTGTGCCTCTAAAAATCAAATGGCCCATATGCCGCAACCCTGTAATATTTCAAGTATGATATGTCTTCCCAAAGGAAAAGAACATAGATGGAACCTGGAGTTATTTCCATCAAGCTCCTACTCACAAAAGAGTGAATTTACTAGACAAaaggaaaccaaagaaatgcAAATAGCCAACTTAGAACAGCTCATATTCACTGGGAAGAATTGTCTTCTTAATAATACCTCTAAGCTGTTTAGATTGGAAAGCAGCATCCAATATCATACTGGCAACTGGGCCACTTGTTAATGATTCATTATTGTTGTTTTCTGGTTTGCGTGATCTTTGACTGTTTTTGCCATCTTTGCAATGGATAAGTATGATATATGTCAAGCTGGTGCTTTCTTTATGTAAGTTCTGTTTTGCTTTACTAAGCTTTCATCTTCTTTCCTGACCTTCAAGAAATAGCAAAAGCAAGTTTCATGTGCTATGTTTCTGCCCATGCAGCTTGCTGGTTCAGCAGCCTACTATGTTGCTTAAGCATGTTAGCCAAGTACTGCAGTTTAGTAACATGTCATCCAACTCAAAAAACTATATTACAAGTAGCTTAAGTAATACTCCACTGATGCAAATATCATGTACCATCTCAAGTCAGTCCTGATGGTCGTTATGCTGCAATATGCAGTGTTTTGGGATTACTAGTTTGAAGTGAAAATGGGTTGGTAGAGAGCTGTATGTTTATATAAAAGCCCAACTGATGCCTAAATCTGCATTTGCCATATGACCCAGGATGTTGGAAAGAAACTGACTAAAAGATTGAAGCACAAATACACATGCCTCAGTTTCTTCCCGTATTGGAGATCAGTTTTAGCATCCCAATTTCCTGTGAAGGTGTTTCCAGGCCATGCAAGAAGCGATCCTAAGCATGTCCTAGATCTTGGACAAATTGGCAGATCTCGGAGTTACTAAACGGATGAAGTATCTTCACCAATTCCAAATGACCTTGGTCTTTTGGGAAGAATTGCACAGCCAGGAAACTATCAACCCAGAAGGCATTTTGGTACAGCATTTGCTATCCTGAAGGTGTTAAGGAAAGCCTGAGTTAAAAGGTATGCTAAGTGCTCTGGTATTCTAGTCAAAGTTTCTGAACGTGTGGAGACTTTTTGTGTGCTGCTGCACCTAATACAAAGGAACAACTAGATGGTACCTCAGTAGAACTTGAACATATGGTTTTATCAAGGATTGCCATGTACGATGTTTAAGCTATACGAAATCTATGTGATATACGTGTTCTTGTTCATGCAGGTGATGGGAGAGTTTCCCACTTACTGCTGTTTCCCTGCTATTCAAGCTCAGTTATTCAAGCTAAGCTATTCAAGCTGGGAGGTGCTGTACAAGCATTCAAAACTACCATCATGTTTGTTGCTCATCATATATATTCTTAGCCTCCGTCAGAACTGTACTTCTTGCCTAAGGCAATCATCTGGAGCTTGTCGCGACGGCACGGAGGATGTTCGTACCAGCACCCTTGAAGAGGAATTTGGTAGATGGTACCCTCCTTAGCAAGGAGCGGGGACCGAGTTCCACTGCAGTCGCTATAGGGACTGCAAGTTAAGCGGTCGACAGCTGAGAGAGGGAATACTGTTAAGCACTGTGCTGAGAGAGGGAATGCTGTTCGGAACTGTTCATGTTTTCACTGTGCGTCACTGTTTAGTTACTGTATCATTGCATCTGGACCGTTCGCAGGCAGATCGGACGGCCAAAATCACGTGCAGTCACTATCTTGCAGTCGCTACAGCGACTGCACGCGATCTCCGTCCAGCGGCGATGGATGAATGCTAAGGTTTTCCCCTCTCGTGTCGGGAGTCGTGAGTTGTCTGACCTGGGTTGGGCCGTATCTAACATGGGCTGTGAGTATCTGGTTATGACTAACCTACTTCTCCATGAAGGGCTTCACTCTGTAAAATGATCACAAGAACAGTTCAGGCAGGGTCGACTGTACGTTCATAAGAGCCGTAATTCTAACACATGATCGGATGAGGGTTTGTGTAGCGCTCGACGAACCCTTTTCACGACCAAAACTAAACAATTGCCGCACAAGATCACACAAATATACCTTTATGAAACAAAGGGTGCTGGGATTCTGAAACCTACCTAGTTACCATTCGACTATTCGAGCAACCTTTTGCACGCGCTAAACCTAATTAAACTGATACAGGCAAACATCTCCAAAAGACTAGAACACGGAAACACATTCGATGGGCAACGTCTACCAGGGTTTAAGGTCTGCAAGACTGCAATTTCTAACTTCATTTATTTCAATCTCCGACGCAAAAAGAGAAGCGGGATCAACCGCATTACAAACCAAGCCACCAAACCTCTGCGCGTGCTAAATTTAAAAATAGTGTCCGTGGTCCGTATGTATGTTATTCAAAGGCACCTAAAACATCCTGTTTGTTgttcatcgtcatcatcatcatctaatcTTAGCCGCCGCCAGACCCGTACTTCTTGCCAAAGACGATCACCTGGAGCTTGTCGTATCCAGCAAGGACACCAGCACCAGCAACAGCACGGAGGATGTTTGCACCAGCACCCTTGAAGAGGGACTTGGTACCTTCCTTTGCGACAATCTGCTTGAAAGCATCCAAGGAACTCTTGTACTTGACAGCCTCACCAGATGTCATCATCATGCGGCGCCGAACAGTATCAATGGGGTACGAGGCAAGACCAGCACCAATGGTTATGCCCCAACCAAGCAAGAAGCTGGCGAAGAAGTTATCCTGCAAAACACACAAGTGAGCATTAAATATTTAAGGTAGAAAGGACATGTGAATCAATTGGGACAACAACATGATTATGCAGGAAAAACTGTCCTAAAGATTGGGCATGGGATAAACAGTTCTGACTTCAATGGGTCAGCGCACTAATATCTGGGGATATCTAACCAGGAAATAACCCAAACAATGTCCAGGTTACTGACCTGCAGGGAACCAACAAGAAGCACTGGCTTGAGCGAGTCGTACATTCCAAAGTAAAGACCACGGTAGACGATGATTCCCACACAAGAGATACTGAATCCACGGTAGAGGCCAGCGATACCATCACTGGCAAGGGTCTTGCGGTAAACATCAACGAGTCCATTGAACTGCCTCTCACCACCCCCCTTCTTTGCAACCTTGGCATCATTGGCCAAACGTGTACGAGCATAGTCCAGAGAGTAAACAAAGAAGAGAGAGCAAGCACCAGCAGCTCCTCCAGAAGCAAGGTTTCCAGCAAACCACTTCCAGTATCCATCCTTGTCCTTCTTGAAGTTGAACATGCGCTTGAAGTGGTCCTTGAATGCAAAGTTCAATGCCTGAAGCAGGATGGAACCTTTAGGTTTAGCTAATGCAAACATATAAATTATGATCACAAAACATTAGAAAATAAGGGTTGGATAGGATAGGATGTGGGACCTGTGTGGGGAAGTAACGGATGACATTAGCTGTGTTTCCTCTCCACAGTGCGATGACACCCTCATCTTTCATTGTCCGGGTAAAGCAGTCCCCAATACCCTTGTAGGGTTCAGAAAGCCTGCCACTCTTGAGCATTTCATCCTGGTTCTGAATCAAAAGCTTGACACGCTCGATTGGAGCAGCAGCTGTCTTGGAGACAGCAGCAGAAACTCCACCCATCAGAAAGTCGATCATAAATCCAGAAAAACCTTTCTCTTTTGGGGCAGAAGCGAAGACAGGGGATGGTGCCATGATGGAGGACAGTCCAACAGTTGCATTCATCCCATGGTATGACCTCAGGGGCACATTGTAAGCAGAATACGCATTGTTGAATACAGGGTTATTCATGGCAGAATAAGAAGCGATTCTGCTCAACAATACAGACTGCCCATGGACCTTCTGGACCACAGATGAAGAACGTAGTTCATCCGCCATTTTCACAAGTCAGAAGCGATCTGTCAATCATGCATATAAACATGCATAACATACCATAAGTAAATACACAAATGCAACATGCATATAGATAACCTGAAATGAATGCATGAGTACTATAAACAGCACCTAAAGGGCATCAAGACAATCATCACAATTAAAAATTTGACATTTACGCAATCACCAAAGAAGTCTACGTGTGCAGAGAGTGTATGGTAACTCAATAGTAACGCAAAATCCTGAGACCTAGTAGCACGGTATGGTTCAAGTTCAACATGGCAAATTTGAAACTTAGCAGCTTTTGTGGTAGATAATTCAAAGGTCAACATGGCAGGGAGATATAAAAACTATGCGTGCTATGTAATCG encodes the following:
- the LOC101760143 gene encoding ADP,ATP carrier protein produces the protein MEHELRSSSGIQRVHGQPVLLSRISSYSAMNNPVFSNVHSAYNVPLRSYHGMDATVGLPSVMTSSPFFASAPKEKSFSGFMVDFLMGGVSAAVSKTAAAPIERVKLLIQNQDEMIKSGRLSEPYKGIGDCFARTMKDEGVISLWRGNTANVIRYFPTQALNFAFKDHFKRMFNFKKDKDGYWKWFAGNLASGGAAGACSLFFVYSLDYARTRLANDAKVAKKGGGERQFNGLIDVYRKTLASDGIAGLYRGFSISCVGIIVYRGLYFGMYDSLKPVLLVGSLQDNFLASFFLGWCITMGAGLASYPIDTVRRRMMMTSGEAVKYNSSLDAFKQIVAKEGPKSLFKGAGANILRAVAGAGVLAGYDKLQVIMFGKTYGSGGA
- the LOC111258484 gene encoding uncharacterized protein LOC111258484 — translated: MRHASLFNQEKFGNFKSILTELDISAQLGRTYCFVVLQKIFLDTTRLLAEQTDNLPDEIWNYVKDCKVVQTAILLMAAQKHIRGGSSYKRNDDPKLDGFTTINNRIRHSMTSELGMCQNEEKLQQLWSKFKVMLSSSLLIDIISQAGEIIGDYTRDHPEASHADIFEQVSSILKSYGFNPNGQDIDIKNLCPYKFRMPSGELSDQYGSLVATKATTGVPDLLAAEKKGCWKETD
- the LOC101760553 gene encoding ADP,ATP carrier protein 1, mitochondrial, whose amino-acid sequence is MADELRSSSVVQKVHGQSVLLSRIASYSAMNNPVFNNAYSAYNVPLRSYHGMNATVGLSSIMAPSPVFASAPKEKGFSGFMIDFLMGGVSAAVSKTAAAPIERVKLLIQNQDEMLKSGRLSEPYKGIGDCFTRTMKDEGVIALWRGNTANVIRYFPTQALNFAFKDHFKRMFNFKKDKDGYWKWFAGNLASGGAAGACSLFFVYSLDYARTRLANDAKVAKKGGGERQFNGLVDVYRKTLASDGIAGLYRGFSISCVGIIVYRGLYFGMYDSLKPVLLVGSLQDNFFASFLLGWGITIGAGLASYPIDTVRRRMMMTSGEAVKYKSSLDAFKQIVAKEGTKSLFKGAGANILRAVAGAGVLAGYDKLQVIVFGKKYGSGGG